Proteins encoded by one window of Arachis ipaensis cultivar K30076 chromosome B04, Araip1.1, whole genome shotgun sequence:
- the LOC107636294 gene encoding uncharacterized protein LOC107636294: MANAAIDTKFSEEEPPESLFMKELKRRGMTPTSLLEDYKQGNSGVDEEVVVNEQDRGLPRRNVVSTDVERSLENQREQSMALNSEGLEIDSLLTFIRIGFDDLVCTVLQYFGSTFVHDTSKMSLSPPQYVDPYALLEDERISQIALQLK, translated from the exons ATGGCTAATGCTGCTATTGATACTAAATTTTCAGAAGAAGAACCTCCAGAATCGTTGTTTATGAAGGAATTGAAGAGGAGGGGCATGACTCCTACATCATTGCTTGAGGATTACAAGCAGGGCAACTCTGGAGTTGACGAAGAGGTGGTTGTAAATGAACAAGATAGAGGTCTCCCGAGGAGAAATGTTGTCTCAACCGATGTAGAGAGGAGTCTGGAAAATCAGAGGGAGCAATCCATGGCGTTGAACAGTGAAGGTCTTGAGATTGATTCATTGTTAACATTTATC AGAAtaggatttgatgatttggtgtGTACTGTGTTGCAGTATTTTGGATCAACTTTTGTCCATGATACAAGCAAGATGTCACTATCACCTCCCCAGTATGTGGATCCTTATGCACTCTTAGAAGATGAAAGGATATCTCAAATAGCACTTCAGCTAAAATAA